The Dethiosulfovibrio peptidovorans DSM 11002 genome has a window encoding:
- a CDS encoding flagellar export protein FliJ, whose translation MKDRIDRFRKILKAKETARDLVRKELADLKRQEEAFLGHLRELRDEKLEYMRRFENIASGNVTIEGLRIGSEDISRTEDRIKEGIVKVLRLRKKMEAVEAVLLEKHRDVRKVETYLLQMELQWEKECLRKEQMAVDEIAGMLHNRRGKN comes from the coding sequence TTGAAGGACAGAATAGATCGATTCCGGAAAATCCTTAAGGCCAAGGAAACGGCGAGAGACCTGGTCAGAAAAGAACTGGCTGATCTTAAGAGACAGGAAGAGGCCTTTCTGGGCCATCTCAGAGAACTAAGAGACGAAAAGCTTGAATATATGCGCCGGTTCGAGAACATAGCCAGCGGAAACGTGACCATAGAGGGTCTTCGTATCGGAAGCGAGGACATCTCACGAACGGAGGACCGAATAAAAGAGGGAATAGTAAAGGTCCTGAGGTTGAGAAAAAAGATGGAGGCAGTAGAGGCCGTTTTGCTGGAGAAACACAGGGACGTCCGTAAAGTGGAGACCTACCTTTTGCAGATGGAGCTTCAGTGGGAAAAGGAATGTCTGAGAAAAGAGCAGATGGCCGTAGACGAGATCGCCGGGATGCTCCACAATCGCAGAGGAAAAAACTGA
- the fliI gene encoding flagellar protein export ATPase FliI, with protein sequence MTKTVDFRHLLDSLDSRLSQRDLVRVNGRVTKVVGLVVESKGPDVRVGDLCDIRFRKGRKNLEAEVVGFRDDRVLLMPLGELRDIGPGCEVVSMGRPLGVNVGSGLLGRILDGLGRPMDEKGPVGSSEFYPLYATPPHPLRRQNISEPLPVGVRAVDGVLTLGRGQRIGIFSGSGVGKSTLLGMMARNTEAEINVIGLVGERGREVREFIERDLGPEGLKRSVLVVATSDQPPLVRLKAAFTATAVAEYFRDQGKDVLLMMDSVTRVAYAQREVGLAVGEPPATRGYTPSVFALLPRLLERAGAGTRGSITGIYTVLVEGDDMNEPVADSVRGILDGHVVLSRKIAARNFYPCIDILNSVSRVMPSIVDKVHLDGAGRIREVLARYAEAEDLIAIGAYHKGSNPRADWALDNLGDVEAFLRQGIGEASSFEETVGIISSIASKGMTGR encoded by the coding sequence ATGACGAAGACCGTTGATTTCAGACACCTTCTGGACTCACTGGATTCCAGGCTATCTCAGAGGGACCTGGTCAGGGTCAACGGACGGGTCACGAAAGTCGTCGGACTTGTGGTCGAGTCCAAGGGGCCGGATGTCCGGGTCGGCGATCTCTGCGACATAAGGTTCAGAAAGGGACGAAAAAATCTGGAAGCCGAAGTCGTGGGGTTTCGAGACGATCGGGTCCTTCTTATGCCCCTCGGAGAGCTGCGAGACATAGGTCCGGGATGCGAGGTCGTATCCATGGGTCGTCCTCTGGGGGTCAACGTAGGTTCCGGACTGTTGGGAAGGATACTCGACGGACTGGGACGCCCTATGGACGAAAAAGGTCCGGTCGGTTCCAGTGAATTCTACCCTCTCTACGCAACCCCTCCCCATCCCCTGAGAAGACAGAACATATCGGAACCGCTGCCGGTAGGGGTCAGGGCGGTCGACGGAGTTCTGACCCTCGGCAGGGGGCAGCGAATAGGTATCTTCTCCGGTTCTGGAGTCGGAAAAAGCACCCTTCTAGGTATGATGGCCCGAAACACCGAGGCGGAGATAAACGTGATAGGCCTGGTCGGAGAGCGTGGTCGAGAGGTTCGGGAATTCATAGAGAGAGATCTGGGGCCGGAAGGACTAAAGAGATCGGTCCTAGTCGTGGCGACCTCGGACCAGCCTCCACTCGTCAGACTCAAAGCGGCCTTTACCGCCACGGCTGTTGCCGAGTATTTCAGGGATCAGGGCAAAGACGTGCTCTTGATGATGGACTCGGTCACCAGGGTGGCCTACGCCCAGAGGGAGGTCGGACTGGCTGTGGGGGAACCTCCCGCTACCAGAGGCTACACCCCCTCGGTGTTCGCCCTCCTTCCCAGACTACTGGAGAGAGCCGGTGCGGGAACCAGGGGAAGCATAACCGGCATATACACCGTTTTGGTGGAGGGAGACGACATGAACGAGCCAGTGGCCGACTCGGTCAGGGGCATTTTAGACGGACACGTTGTCCTCTCCCGAAAGATAGCGGCCAGAAACTTCTATCCCTGCATAGACATTCTCAACAGCGTCAGCCGAGTCATGCCCTCCATAGTCGACAAAGTACACCTTGACGGAGCCGGAAGGATCAGGGAAGTACTGGCCAGATACGCTGAGGCGGAGGACCTTATCGCCATAGGAGCCTACCATAAGGGATCCAATCCCCGAGCGGACTGGGCCCTGGACAACTTGGGAGATGTAGAAGCCTTTCTTCGTCAGGGAATCGGCGAAGCCTCCTCCTTCGAGGAAACGGTGGGAATAATCTCATCCATAGCCTCTAAGGGGATGACCGGTCGTTGA
- a CDS encoding FliH/SctL family protein, whose amino-acid sequence MSDSSRRRLIRAARLVPEAVRIGMAPVEPENSEVESENIGEVGLLKEEVERWRSSCENLEDRLRASEESLRSLKAQCDEKEAARQREIAELRAKVEEDGKKACEEGRTKGFSEGREKGLTEGREELEAKIRSEMEQKLSGTIDLLNGVHKQIQTNLEELLAANPYRLVRLWQKVLSRLLIREVAFDQEAALRLLKGLLSRASEKEDLRVYLNPDDLDLIESQRGNFGDLVRGIRNIEFMADDEVDKGSCIVETGLGIYDARWRTQLEQIGVEVEGVLMEGMSNDEDR is encoded by the coding sequence TTGTCTGATTCTTCTCGTCGCCGTCTTATCCGTGCCGCTCGGCTCGTGCCGGAGGCGGTCCGGATAGGGATGGCTCCTGTAGAACCTGAAAACTCCGAGGTTGAATCGGAGAACATCGGAGAGGTGGGGCTCCTAAAAGAGGAGGTGGAACGTTGGCGATCCTCCTGCGAGAACCTAGAGGATCGTCTTCGTGCCTCCGAGGAGAGTCTGCGATCTCTCAAAGCCCAATGCGATGAAAAAGAGGCTGCAAGGCAGAGGGAGATTGCCGAACTTCGAGCCAAGGTCGAGGAAGACGGTAAAAAGGCCTGCGAAGAAGGCAGGACCAAGGGTTTTTCCGAGGGGCGAGAAAAAGGTCTCACTGAGGGCAGAGAGGAGCTCGAAGCGAAGATAAGGTCCGAGATGGAGCAAAAACTATCCGGAACCATCGACCTCCTCAACGGAGTCCACAAGCAGATACAGACCAACCTGGAGGAGCTTCTCGCGGCAAACCCCTATCGCCTGGTACGACTTTGGCAAAAGGTGTTGTCTCGTCTTCTGATCCGAGAGGTTGCCTTCGATCAGGAGGCGGCTCTTCGTCTTCTCAAAGGACTTTTGTCCAGAGCCAGCGAAAAAGAGGACCTCAGGGTCTACCTGAACCCGGACGATCTGGATCTGATAGAGTCCCAACGGGGCAACTTCGGAGACCTTGTCCGAGGGATCCGCAACATAGAGTTCATGGCCGACGACGAGGTCGACAAGGGAAGCTGCATAGTCGAGACCGGCCTCGGCATATACGATGCCAGATGGCGCACTCAGTTGGAGCAGATCGGAGTGGAGGTAGAGGGAGTCCTGATGGAGGGAATGTCCAATGACGAAGACCGTTGA
- the fliG gene encoding flagellar motor switch protein FliG, whose amino-acid sequence MAKEMSSRQLKGKQKGAILMVTLGNEVAAKTYKNLDETSIEVLTLEIANLRKISSEQRLAVLKDAQEIILAREYMAQGGVDYAREVLEKALGPERAQSLLTRITASLQVRPFDFMRHSDPQQLISFIQGEHPQTIALILSYLTPEQAAAVIGRLSASMQAEVTKRVAKMDRITPEVLREVERVLERKFSTIIGQDFTMAGGIDSVVEIINRVDRGTERNIMENLEENDPELAEEIKRRLFVFEDISGLDDRSIQRVLREVEMKDLGLALKGATEDLKTKFTKNMSQRAADMLTEDMQYMGPVRVRDVEEAQQKIVNVVRALEDAGEIVIARGGEEELIV is encoded by the coding sequence ATGGCGAAGGAAATGTCCTCCAGGCAGCTTAAGGGGAAGCAAAAAGGAGCCATTCTCATGGTTACCCTTGGCAACGAAGTTGCCGCCAAAACCTATAAAAACCTGGACGAGACCAGCATAGAGGTACTTACGCTGGAAATAGCCAACCTCAGGAAGATCTCCTCCGAACAGAGGCTGGCCGTCCTGAAGGATGCCCAGGAAATCATACTGGCCCGTGAATACATGGCCCAGGGCGGCGTCGACTATGCCAGGGAGGTCCTCGAAAAAGCCCTCGGACCCGAAAGGGCTCAAAGCCTTCTCACCAGGATCACAGCCAGTCTTCAGGTCCGACCCTTCGACTTTATGCGCCACAGCGATCCTCAGCAGTTGATAAGCTTCATACAGGGCGAGCATCCTCAGACGATAGCTCTCATTTTGTCCTACCTAACTCCGGAACAGGCGGCTGCCGTAATAGGCCGACTCTCTGCCAGCATGCAGGCCGAGGTCACCAAAAGGGTCGCCAAGATGGACCGTATAACTCCGGAGGTCCTCCGGGAGGTGGAGAGAGTGTTGGAGAGGAAGTTCAGCACCATCATCGGCCAGGACTTCACCATGGCAGGGGGCATCGACTCGGTGGTGGAGATCATCAACCGTGTCGACCGCGGAACGGAGAGAAACATCATGGAGAACCTGGAGGAAAACGATCCGGAACTGGCGGAGGAGATCAAACGCCGTCTGTTCGTCTTCGAGGACATCTCCGGACTGGACGACCGCTCAATCCAGAGGGTACTCCGCGAGGTGGAGATGAAGGACCTTGGCCTTGCACTCAAGGGTGCTACGGAGGATCTAAAGACCAAGTTCACCAAGAACATGTCTCAGAGAGCGGCCGATATGCTCACAGAGGACATGCAGTACATGGGCCCCGTCCGTGTGAGGGATGTGGAGGAGGCCCAGCAGAAGATCGTCAACGTCGTCCGTGCTCTGGAGGACGCCGGAGAGATAGTCATAGCCAGAGGCGGGGAGGAAGAACTGATTGTCTGA
- the fliF gene encoding flagellar basal-body MS-ring/collar protein FliF produces MERLSEIKNKIGLLWSSLQRWQKATLVGIVSLVFFGLIALVVLSGRESWEPLFSGLEIQDEASIVAYLKENKIPYRLDPGANAILLPEEHVYEVRLELARAGLPKGGVKGYEIFDDVQMGMSEFQQKITYVRALEGELARTVAQIDSVEYAKINIVIPQPHLFLEQQQPATASVLVRIHQGASINPEQIKAIVHLVSHSVEGLQPDDVTVVDTDGNVLSDLIEDDMFIYSDGAGRTVSSVQRELERQQEKEMERKVRAMLERVFGPGSVVVRIKVDLDLDKKRNASTQYIPGPTGKGVVRSEQNTEESYVGPGGPTGGAPGTTTNIPGYAIDTGAGGVGEYNKTDTVTNYEITTHESENVETPGSIRRLTASVLVDGDLSEEQLEDIRALVAPAIGLDSGRGDQIAIQSMKFSTTLADRMAEQLAAERRQKIVAAVTLLGILLILLALALFMWYRRRRRRKSLDAARRAEDAGQVPSLQDLLSSPGAMEAQGELAVLEEQIRNYALNNPEEFAAFIREWIVED; encoded by the coding sequence ATGGAACGTCTTTCAGAGATAAAAAATAAAATAGGGCTTCTCTGGTCGTCCCTCCAGAGGTGGCAGAAGGCCACTCTGGTGGGAATAGTGTCGCTTGTGTTCTTTGGCCTGATAGCCCTTGTCGTCCTATCCGGTCGGGAATCCTGGGAGCCTCTGTTCTCTGGACTGGAGATCCAGGACGAGGCCTCCATAGTGGCCTATCTCAAGGAAAACAAGATCCCCTACAGACTCGATCCCGGAGCGAATGCCATACTTCTTCCGGAAGAGCACGTATACGAGGTTCGTCTTGAACTGGCCAGAGCGGGGTTGCCCAAAGGCGGTGTCAAGGGATACGAAATCTTCGACGATGTCCAGATGGGCATGAGCGAATTCCAGCAGAAGATAACCTACGTCAGGGCGCTGGAAGGCGAATTGGCCAGAACGGTGGCCCAGATAGACAGCGTTGAATACGCAAAGATAAACATCGTGATTCCTCAGCCCCACCTTTTCCTGGAGCAGCAGCAGCCAGCCACAGCCTCTGTCCTTGTCCGGATACATCAGGGAGCCTCGATAAACCCGGAGCAGATAAAGGCGATCGTCCATCTCGTCAGCCACAGCGTGGAGGGGCTCCAGCCGGACGATGTGACGGTTGTGGATACCGATGGCAACGTATTGTCGGACCTCATAGAGGACGACATGTTCATCTATTCCGACGGAGCAGGGCGAACCGTATCATCGGTCCAGAGGGAACTGGAGAGACAGCAGGAAAAGGAGATGGAGCGTAAAGTCCGGGCCATGCTGGAACGGGTCTTCGGCCCAGGCAGCGTGGTTGTCCGCATAAAGGTCGACCTCGACCTGGACAAGAAGAGAAACGCCTCCACCCAGTATATTCCCGGTCCCACCGGCAAGGGAGTGGTCCGAAGCGAACAGAACACAGAGGAGAGCTACGTCGGCCCCGGTGGCCCGACCGGAGGAGCTCCTGGAACCACCACCAATATCCCCGGTTATGCCATAGACACAGGTGCAGGTGGCGTAGGCGAATACAACAAGACGGACACGGTAACCAACTACGAGATAACGACTCACGAATCGGAAAACGTCGAGACCCCCGGTTCCATAAGGCGTCTAACCGCCTCGGTCCTGGTGGACGGCGACCTCTCGGAGGAACAGCTTGAGGACATTCGGGCCTTGGTGGCCCCCGCCATCGGCCTCGACTCCGGCAGAGGAGATCAGATCGCTATCCAGTCGATGAAATTCTCCACGACATTGGCGGACCGAATGGCCGAACAGCTGGCAGCGGAGAGACGGCAGAAGATAGTCGCCGCCGTCACTTTGCTTGGAATTCTGCTTATACTTCTGGCCCTCGCCCTGTTCATGTGGTATCGCAGGCGCCGTCGAAGAAAGTCTCTCGATGCCGCCAGGAGGGCCGAGGATGCCGGACAGGTCCCCAGCCTTCAGGACCTCCTATCCTCTCCGGGGGCCATGGAAGCCCAGGGAGAGCTTGCCGTCCTGGAGGAGCAGATCCGGAACTATGCGCTGAACAATCCGGAAGAATTTGCGGCTTTTATTCGCGAATGGATAGTCGAGGACTGA
- the fliE gene encoding flagellar hook-basal body complex protein FliE gives MDGIRIDFSKMHGSDVGNVFKSPEVAAPARSFEDSLKEAVVGVNELQMDSNAMVQRLSLGDVDDVSEVTLSVEKASLAFQLLVRVRDKLVDAYQQLSRMAV, from the coding sequence GTGGACGGCATTCGCATAGATTTTTCCAAAATGCATGGCAGTGACGTAGGTAACGTCTTCAAAAGCCCAGAAGTCGCCGCTCCGGCACGTTCCTTCGAGGATTCGCTTAAGGAAGCGGTTGTCGGAGTGAACGAGCTTCAGATGGACTCGAATGCCATGGTTCAGAGGCTATCGCTGGGCGACGTCGACGACGTCTCGGAGGTCACTCTCTCGGTAGAAAAGGCATCTCTGGCCTTTCAGCTGTTGGTCCGGGTCAGGGATAAACTGGTCGATGCCTATCAGCAACTGAGCAGAATGGCAGTATGA